The Streptomyces nitrosporeus genome includes a window with the following:
- a CDS encoding branched-chain amino acid ABC transporter permease, with amino-acid sequence MTTFIELLLGGLAIGSVYALIALGFVVIFKATEVVNFAHASLLLAGGYVTAVLHDDIGFWPALGVGIAGAAVVGSAVEFFVMRRYRGSDHSVLAIVTIGVDILITTELTRQMGTEVLSLGDPWGDGVVTVGGVTLAETRIAAFVTAGLLITLFLLAFRYTSWGVSMRAAAENPQTAALMGIRLGRVSLSAWAVAGALAAVAALFLTVFPTPGLERATSFAALKAFPAAILGGLDSTTGALVGGLIVGVTESLATGYQSDMSFLGRGIGDLAPYLVMLVVLLIRPAGLFGTKELARV; translated from the coding sequence ATGACCACCTTCATCGAACTGCTCCTCGGCGGACTCGCCATCGGGTCGGTCTACGCACTGATCGCGCTCGGCTTCGTCGTCATCTTCAAGGCCACCGAGGTCGTCAACTTCGCCCACGCCTCCCTGCTGCTGGCGGGCGGTTACGTCACCGCCGTGCTCCACGACGACATCGGTTTCTGGCCCGCGCTCGGCGTCGGCATCGCGGGCGCCGCGGTCGTCGGGTCCGCCGTCGAGTTCTTCGTGATGCGCCGCTACCGGGGCAGCGACCACAGCGTCCTGGCCATCGTCACCATCGGCGTCGACATCCTCATCACCACCGAACTCACCCGGCAGATGGGCACCGAGGTCCTCTCGCTGGGAGACCCGTGGGGCGACGGCGTCGTCACCGTCGGCGGGGTCACCCTCGCCGAGACCCGGATCGCCGCGTTCGTCACCGCCGGACTGCTCATCACCCTCTTCCTGCTCGCGTTCCGCTACACCTCCTGGGGCGTGTCGATGCGGGCCGCCGCGGAGAACCCGCAGACCGCGGCGCTGATGGGGATCAGACTCGGCCGGGTCTCGCTGTCCGCCTGGGCCGTCGCCGGGGCGCTGGCCGCCGTCGCGGCCCTCTTCCTCACCGTCTTCCCCACCCCGGGTCTGGAACGGGCCACCTCCTTCGCGGCGCTCAAGGCGTTCCCCGCCGCGATCCTCGGCGGCCTCGACTCGACGACCGGCGCGCTGGTCGGCGGTCTCATCGTCGGGGTCACCGAGTCCCTCGCCACCGGCTACCAGAGCGACATGTCCTTCCTCGGCCGCGGCATCGGCGACCTCGCGCCCTACCTCGTGATGCTCGTCGTCCTGCTCATCAGGCCCGCGGGACTCTTCGGTACGAAGGAGCTCGCCCGTGTCTGA
- a CDS encoding ABC transporter ATP-binding protein: MVRVSTAPTAPEPLTVRDVTVRFAGLTALDAVSFTVEPGSVHAVIGPNGAGKSTTFNVLSGVYRATSGSVRLGTTELTGLAPHKIAGLGVARTFQNLALPPQATVAESLMLGRHRLTRAGFVAAGLRLPSAAREARAHRERVREIAGFIGLDAELEKPAGILPYGKQKLVELGRALCMEPQVLLLDEPIAGMTADERRRVAAVVADVRDSLGISIVLVEHDMGVVMKLADAVTVLDFGRRIAGGTPAEVQNDPAVVQAYLGTQE; the protein is encoded by the coding sequence GTGGTCCGCGTGAGCACCGCCCCCACCGCACCGGAACCGCTCACGGTGCGCGACGTGACCGTGCGCTTCGCCGGGCTCACCGCCCTGGACGCGGTCTCCTTCACCGTCGAACCGGGCAGCGTGCACGCCGTCATCGGCCCCAACGGCGCCGGCAAGTCCACCACCTTCAACGTGCTCTCCGGGGTCTACCGGGCGACCTCCGGCAGCGTCCGCCTGGGGACCACCGAGCTCACCGGCCTCGCCCCGCACAAGATCGCCGGGCTCGGCGTGGCCCGTACCTTCCAGAACCTGGCACTGCCCCCGCAGGCCACCGTCGCCGAGTCCCTGATGCTGGGACGGCACCGCCTGACCCGGGCCGGCTTCGTCGCCGCCGGACTGCGGCTGCCCTCGGCCGCGCGGGAGGCCCGGGCGCACCGTGAACGGGTCCGGGAGATCGCCGGGTTCATCGGCCTGGACGCGGAGCTGGAGAAGCCCGCCGGGATCCTCCCGTACGGCAAGCAGAAGCTGGTGGAGCTGGGCCGGGCGCTCTGCATGGAGCCGCAGGTGCTGCTCCTGGACGAACCCATCGCCGGGATGACGGCCGACGAGCGCCGCCGCGTCGCCGCCGTCGTCGCGGACGTACGCGACAGCCTCGGCATCTCCATCGTGCTGGTCGAGCACGACATGGGTGTGGTGATGAAGCTCGCGGACGCGGTGACCGTACTCGACTTCGGACGCAGGATCGCCGGCGGGACCCCCGCCGAGGTCCAGAACGATCCGGCCGTCGTCCAGGCCTACTTGGGGACACAGGAATGA
- a CDS encoding ABC transporter ATP-binding protein, which yields MATLEIRDLSVGYGPVRALRDVSVDVPAGAITAVLGGNGAGKTTLLRAVSRTLGFHRGTGTGTIRFDGQPLDGLRPAQVVAAGVIQVPEGRQVFARMTVADNLRAGALGARGGRRSTAAALDRVHELFPVLAQRAHQRAGLLSGGEQQMLAMGRALMAGPRLLLLDEPSLGLAPLMAAKIAETVQEINAGGTSVMLVEQNAAIALRLATTAYVLDVGEVALSGPADELAASDEVRRRYLGVVDETAAAEADEAVSAPSRSLSRWSA from the coding sequence ATGGCAACGCTAGAGATCCGCGACCTGTCCGTGGGCTACGGCCCGGTACGGGCACTGCGCGACGTCTCCGTCGACGTGCCGGCCGGCGCGATCACCGCGGTACTCGGTGGCAACGGCGCCGGCAAGACCACGCTGCTGCGGGCCGTATCGCGGACCCTCGGCTTCCACCGCGGCACGGGCACGGGCACCATCCGCTTCGACGGACAGCCCCTCGACGGGCTGCGGCCCGCCCAGGTGGTGGCGGCCGGAGTGATCCAGGTCCCCGAAGGGCGGCAGGTGTTCGCCCGGATGACCGTGGCCGACAACCTGCGCGCCGGCGCGCTCGGGGCGCGGGGCGGGCGCAGGAGTACCGCCGCGGCCCTGGACCGTGTCCATGAGCTGTTCCCGGTGCTCGCCCAGCGCGCGCACCAGCGGGCCGGGCTGCTGTCCGGGGGCGAGCAGCAGATGCTCGCCATGGGCCGGGCCCTGATGGCGGGCCCGCGCCTGCTCCTGCTCGACGAACCGTCCCTGGGCCTCGCCCCGCTGATGGCGGCGAAGATCGCCGAGACGGTCCAGGAGATCAACGCGGGCGGCACCTCCGTGATGCTCGTCGAGCAGAACGCCGCCATCGCGCTGCGGCTGGCGACCACCGCGTACGTCCTGGACGTCGGCGAGGTCGCCCTCTCGGGACCCGCGGACGAACTCGCCGCCTCCGACGAGGTGCGCCGCCGCTACCTCGGCGTGGTCGACGAGACGGCCGCCGCCGAGGCGGACGAGGCCGTCTCCGCCCCCTCCCGCTCCCTGAGCAGGTGGTCCGCGTGA
- a CDS encoding PucR family transcriptional regulator produces the protein MRRRSDERAGELLDALLEGRPVPGLTARAAAVLALPERGRYAVAVLRTGGGGTAEGRAADEDGMRFLRRVRGDRETVVVALGDREPDGLGPLLARWCPGARGGIGPVADGLAGLAAARRLAETALATCPAGTAGVVRLEERWQTALVAGQPELSARLLTDVFGPLLALEPADRALLVRTLEAWLECGGSAGRAAGRLYCHRNTVLNRLRRLEHLTSRSLSRPRELAETMLALDAFRLRAPQP, from the coding sequence ATGCGACGGCGTAGTGACGAGCGGGCCGGGGAACTGCTCGACGCCCTGCTGGAGGGCCGGCCGGTGCCGGGTCTCACGGCTCGGGCGGCGGCCGTACTGGCCTTGCCCGAGCGGGGCCGTTACGCGGTGGCGGTCCTGCGGACGGGCGGTGGCGGCACGGCGGAGGGGCGGGCCGCCGATGAGGACGGCATGCGGTTCCTGCGGCGGGTGCGGGGCGACCGTGAGACGGTCGTCGTGGCGCTGGGTGACCGGGAACCGGACGGGCTCGGCCCGCTGCTGGCGCGGTGGTGCCCGGGTGCGCGGGGCGGTATCGGCCCGGTCGCGGACGGCCTGGCGGGGCTGGCCGCGGCCCGCCGTCTGGCGGAGACGGCCCTGGCGACCTGCCCCGCCGGTACGGCCGGCGTCGTACGCCTGGAGGAGCGGTGGCAGACCGCCCTGGTGGCGGGCCAGCCGGAGCTGTCGGCGCGACTGCTGACGGATGTCTTCGGGCCGCTGCTCGCCCTGGAGCCGGCCGACCGGGCCCTGCTGGTGCGGACGCTGGAGGCGTGGCTGGAGTGCGGGGGGTCGGCGGGGCGGGCGGCGGGACGGCTGTACTGCCACCGGAACACGGTGCTGAACCGGTTGCGGCGGCTGGAGCACCTGACGTCGCGTTCGCTGTCACGTCCGCGTGAACTGGCCGAGACGATGCTGGCGTTGGACGCGTTCCGGCTCAGGGCACCGCAGCCGTGA
- a CDS encoding glycerate kinase, with translation METAHVLVAADKFKGSLTAVQVAERVTAGLRRVVPGVRVTALPVADGGDGTVAAAVAAGFERRETRVTGPLGTPVTAAYAVRGDTAVVEMAEASGLQHLPAGEFAPLTATTHGSGELLRAALDAGARTIVFGVGGSATTDGGAGMLTALGARLLDADGEPVGPGGGGLAALAEADLSGLDPRIADIDLILASDVDNPLTGPKGAPEVYGRQKGATEDDIAVLDAALAHYASVLGPEQARLPGAGAAGGIGYGALVALDARFRPGIDVMLDVLGFAPALARATLVVTGEGSLDEQTLHGKAPAGVAAAARAAGVEAVAVCGRLALPPKALDGAGIRRAYALTELEPDPALCMAQAGPLLERAAESIARDFLL, from the coding sequence TTGGAGACCGCCCACGTGCTCGTGGCGGCGGACAAGTTCAAGGGCTCGCTCACGGCCGTACAGGTCGCGGAGCGGGTGACGGCCGGGCTGCGGCGCGTCGTACCGGGGGTGCGGGTGACGGCCCTGCCCGTCGCGGACGGCGGGGACGGCACGGTGGCGGCGGCGGTGGCCGCCGGATTCGAGCGGCGGGAGACGCGGGTGACGGGCCCGCTGGGCACCCCGGTCACCGCCGCGTACGCGGTGCGCGGGGACACGGCCGTGGTGGAGATGGCCGAGGCATCGGGCCTCCAGCACCTGCCCGCGGGGGAGTTCGCCCCGCTCACGGCGACCACCCACGGCTCGGGCGAACTGCTGAGGGCCGCGCTCGACGCGGGCGCCCGGACCATCGTGTTCGGGGTCGGCGGCAGTGCCACGACCGACGGCGGCGCGGGCATGCTGACCGCGCTGGGGGCCCGGCTCCTGGACGCGGACGGCGAGCCGGTCGGTCCGGGGGGCGGCGGACTCGCGGCCCTGGCCGAGGCCGACCTCTCGGGTCTCGACCCCAGGATCGCGGACATCGACCTGATCCTGGCCAGTGACGTCGACAACCCGCTGACGGGTCCCAAGGGCGCCCCCGAGGTCTACGGGCGGCAGAAGGGCGCCACCGAGGACGACATCGCGGTCCTGGACGCGGCGCTCGCCCACTACGCGTCCGTGCTCGGCCCCGAGCAGGCCCGCCTGCCCGGCGCGGGCGCCGCCGGCGGCATCGGCTACGGGGCGCTGGTCGCCCTGGACGCGCGTTTCCGGCCGGGCATCGACGTCATGCTCGACGTGCTGGGCTTCGCCCCGGCGCTGGCCCGGGCCACCCTCGTCGTCACCGGGGAGGGCTCGCTCGACGAACAGACCCTGCACGGCAAGGCGCCCGCGGGTGTCGCCGCGGCGGCACGCGCGGCGGGCGTGGAGGCCGTCGCGGTCTGCGGGCGCCTCGCCCTGCCGCCGAAGGCCCTGGACGGGGCCGGGATCCGGCGGGCCTACGCCCTGACCGAACTGGAACCCGACCCGGCCCTCTGCATGGCCCAGGCCGGGCCCCTGCTGGAACGCGCGGCCGAGTCGATCGCCCGCGACTTCCTGCTCTGA
- a CDS encoding NUDIX domain-containing protein: protein MTTTDYATYIAGLPRVLAGAASLFRDAGGRVLLVEPNYRDGWALPGGTVESDTGEGPRQAARRETAEEIGLDLAPGRLLAVDWSRGTGRPPIAAYVYDGGVLTPEQIGAIRLQEEELLSWRLVERADLGGYLPGQLGPRVEAALRVLDTGTGTVELEDGAPAAG from the coding sequence GTGACCACCACCGACTACGCCACCTACATCGCCGGACTACCCCGGGTGCTGGCCGGCGCGGCCTCGCTCTTCCGGGACGCCGGGGGCCGGGTCCTGCTCGTCGAACCGAACTACCGGGACGGCTGGGCGCTGCCCGGCGGCACGGTGGAGTCCGACACCGGCGAAGGTCCCCGGCAGGCCGCCCGCCGGGAGACCGCGGAGGAGATCGGCCTCGATCTGGCGCCCGGCCGGCTGCTCGCCGTGGACTGGTCGCGCGGCACCGGGCGCCCGCCGATCGCCGCGTACGTCTACGACGGCGGGGTGCTGACCCCGGAGCAGATCGGCGCGATCCGGCTCCAGGAGGAGGAACTGCTCTCCTGGCGGCTGGTGGAACGGGCCGACCTCGGCGGGTACCTGCCGGGGCAGCTCGGGCCGCGCGTCGAGGCGGCGCTGCGGGTGCTGGACACGGGTACGGGAACGGTCGAGCTGGAGGACGGCGCCCCGGCCGCGGGGTGA
- a CDS encoding DUF1378 family protein translates to MAEVKVSLDAELVVEVMVLAGVGNPQDAVELVVRDYIARGHRTEARAAERDDARREAGDRPQEPQG, encoded by the coding sequence ATGGCCGAGGTCAAGGTAAGTCTGGACGCGGAACTCGTCGTCGAGGTCATGGTGCTCGCGGGCGTGGGCAACCCTCAGGACGCCGTCGAACTCGTCGTACGCGACTACATCGCGCGCGGCCACCGCACGGAGGCACGGGCCGCCGAACGGGACGACGCGCGCAGGGAGGCCGGTGACAGGCCGCAGGAGCCCCAGGGCTGA
- a CDS encoding SIR2 family NAD-dependent protein deacylase, with protein sequence MTLVAILSGAGISTDSGIPDYRGPQGLWRQDPEAEKLVTYDFYMADPEIRRRSWLMRRALAARAAEPNAAHRAVAALEASGTPVRVITQNIDGLHQAGGLSARKVVELHGTAHRVVCTRCRARSSMADALARVEAGEADPACTGCGGILKAATVMFGERLDPRVLADATAITKACEVFVAVGTTLQVQPAASLAGTAVEHGARLIVVNAEPTPYDALAEETIREPIGTALPALLARIAGESRG encoded by the coding sequence ATGACTCTCGTCGCGATCCTCAGCGGCGCCGGTATCTCCACGGATTCCGGCATCCCCGACTACCGCGGGCCCCAGGGCCTGTGGCGGCAGGACCCGGAGGCGGAGAAGCTCGTCACCTACGACTTCTACATGGCCGATCCGGAGATCCGCCGTCGTTCCTGGCTGATGCGCCGCGCCCTCGCGGCGCGGGCCGCGGAGCCGAACGCCGCCCACCGGGCGGTGGCCGCGCTGGAGGCGTCCGGGACCCCGGTGCGGGTGATCACCCAGAACATCGACGGGCTGCACCAGGCGGGCGGGCTGAGCGCCCGCAAGGTGGTCGAACTCCACGGCACCGCCCACCGGGTGGTGTGCACCCGGTGCCGCGCCCGGTCCTCGATGGCCGACGCGCTGGCACGCGTCGAGGCGGGCGAGGCGGATCCGGCGTGCACGGGCTGCGGGGGGATCCTGAAGGCGGCGACGGTGATGTTCGGCGAGCGCCTCGACCCCCGGGTGCTGGCCGACGCGACGGCGATCACCAAGGCGTGCGAGGTGTTCGTCGCCGTGGGTACGACGCTCCAGGTGCAGCCCGCCGCGTCGCTGGCCGGGACCGCGGTGGAGCACGGCGCCCGGCTGATCGTGGTGAACGCCGAGCCCACTCCGTACGACGCGCTGGCCGAGGAGACGATCCGCGAGCCCATCGGGACGGCGCTGCCCGCCCTGCTGGCACGGATCGCCGGGGAGTCCCGGGGCTGA
- a CDS encoding alpha/beta hydrolase family protein, with amino-acid sequence MTTSGAQQPLIRVLYDESREDFGRPDRPRPVRVYLWEPDQVPAGPAPLVVVSHGTGGSGSGMEWLARPLRGAGFRVAALDHHGNNFVDGYEPEGFLHVWERPRDVTFALDTLARERPLGPVGVAGFSLGGYTAAALAGARVDPRIMRAVLTGAVPVPEIPEFPGVLEALRKKYPPDGASRGVPDTAAAADLTDPRVRAVFQVAPAVGGFVTPESLAAVRIPVDIRWGGADTVTPFEADTAPYLRHIPTATGSSAGPDVRHDDFFAPQPADPEVRFRVGEEAAAFFLRHLGRSASAV; translated from the coding sequence ATGACGACCTCCGGGGCGCAACAGCCGCTGATACGTGTCCTGTACGACGAGTCCCGCGAAGACTTCGGCCGACCGGACCGGCCGCGTCCCGTCCGTGTCTACCTGTGGGAGCCGGACCAGGTGCCGGCCGGGCCCGCCCCGCTGGTCGTCGTCTCGCACGGGACCGGGGGATCGGGCAGCGGGATGGAGTGGCTGGCGCGTCCGCTGCGCGGGGCGGGGTTCCGGGTCGCGGCCCTGGACCACCACGGCAACAACTTCGTCGACGGTTACGAGCCGGAGGGCTTCCTCCACGTGTGGGAGCGGCCCCGGGACGTGACCTTCGCACTCGACACGCTGGCCCGTGAGCGGCCGCTGGGCCCGGTCGGCGTGGCGGGCTTCTCCCTCGGCGGGTACACGGCGGCGGCGCTCGCCGGGGCCCGGGTCGATCCGCGGATCATGCGGGCCGTGCTGACGGGCGCGGTGCCGGTTCCGGAGATCCCCGAATTCCCCGGGGTCCTGGAGGCCCTGCGGAAGAAGTACCCGCCGGACGGGGCGTCGCGGGGTGTGCCGGACACCGCCGCGGCCGCCGACCTGACGGACCCCCGGGTGCGAGCGGTCTTCCAAGTGGCCCCGGCGGTCGGCGGATTCGTGACCCCGGAGAGCCTGGCGGCCGTGCGGATACCGGTGGACATCCGCTGGGGCGGAGCGGACACGGTCACCCCGTTCGAAGCCGACACCGCGCCGTACCTGCGGCACATCCCTACGGCGACCGGCAGCTCGGCGGGCCCGGACGTCCGCCACGACGACTTCTTCGCACCCCAGCCCGCCGACCCGGAGGTGCGCTTCAGGGTCGGTGAGGAGGCGGCCGCCTTCTTCCTCCGGCACCTCGGCCGGTCCGCGTCCGCCGTGTGA
- a CDS encoding (2Fe-2S) ferredoxin domain-containing protein yields the protein MSRRSPRAAPAPGPSRPTVSVCRGCCCGTPKIPGVDHAGQLAGLRRAAGDGATVRAVDCLDACEHGNVIVVQPSAEGRRAGGRPVWLGLVNDPDAVTDIAAWAREGGPGLAEPPAILELYAFTPSRRIREGLEEHGRG from the coding sequence ATGAGCCGCCGTTCGCCACGGGCCGCGCCCGCTCCCGGCCCGTCCCGGCCCACCGTCAGCGTCTGCCGCGGCTGCTGCTGCGGTACGCCGAAGATCCCCGGCGTGGACCACGCCGGGCAGCTGGCGGGACTGCGCCGGGCGGCGGGGGACGGGGCCACCGTGCGTGCCGTGGACTGCCTCGACGCCTGCGAGCACGGCAACGTGATCGTCGTGCAGCCCTCGGCGGAGGGACGCCGCGCCGGGGGCCGGCCGGTCTGGCTGGGCCTGGTCAACGACCCGGACGCCGTCACCGACATCGCCGCCTGGGCGCGGGAGGGCGGCCCGGGCCTGGCGGAGCCTCCCGCGATCCTGGAGCTGTACGCGTTCACCCCTTCACGGCGGATCCGGGAAGGGCTCGAAGAACACGGGAGAGGCTGA
- a CDS encoding TMEM165/GDT1 family protein: MHLDLLAILTAFGLIFLAELPDKTMFASLAMGTRMRPLYVWFGTSAAFIVHVAIAVGAGGLIGLLPDWTVKLVSALLFAFGAFMLLRGSGGDDEEDAEIRPVTGFWPVFSTAFTAVFISEWGDLTQITTANLAASNDAWSTAIGAAAALMSVSALALLAGRFIAKRVPLKTVQRIGGLCMLALALWSAVEIFTG; encoded by the coding sequence ATGCATCTCGACCTCCTGGCGATCCTCACCGCCTTCGGGTTGATCTTCCTCGCGGAGCTCCCCGACAAGACGATGTTCGCCTCGCTGGCCATGGGCACCCGTATGCGCCCGCTCTACGTGTGGTTCGGTACGTCGGCCGCGTTCATCGTGCACGTGGCCATCGCGGTCGGGGCGGGTGGACTGATCGGTCTGCTGCCCGACTGGACCGTGAAGCTGGTCTCGGCCCTCCTCTTCGCCTTCGGTGCCTTCATGCTGCTGCGCGGCAGCGGCGGGGACGACGAGGAGGACGCCGAGATCCGGCCCGTGACCGGCTTCTGGCCGGTCTTCTCGACGGCGTTCACGGCGGTGTTCATCAGTGAGTGGGGCGACCTCACGCAGATCACCACCGCGAACCTCGCCGCGAGCAACGACGCCTGGTCCACGGCGATCGGCGCGGCCGCCGCCCTGATGTCGGTGTCGGCGCTGGCGCTGCTGGCAGGGCGTTTCATCGCCAAGCGGGTGCCGCTGAAGACGGTGCAGCGGATCGGCGGGCTGTGCATGCTGGCGCTGGCCCTCTGGTCGGCCGTCGAGATCTTCACGGGCTGA
- a CDS encoding methylated-DNA--[protein]-cysteine S-methyltransferase, translating to MSATHTPGRRHTVVDSPYGPLTLVASDGVLAGLYMTGQRHRPDEETFGEEDPRPFGETARQLDAYFAGELTEFDLPLHLDGTPFQRAVWAELLRIPYGETRSYGELARTLGSPGASRAVGLANGRNPVGIIVPCHRVLGASGGLTGYGGGLDRKQRLLAFERGEEDAVPALF from the coding sequence ATGTCAGCCACACACACGCCCGGTCGGCGGCACACCGTCGTCGACAGCCCCTACGGACCGCTCACCCTGGTCGCCTCCGACGGCGTACTCGCCGGTCTGTACATGACCGGACAGCGCCACCGCCCGGACGAGGAGACCTTCGGGGAGGAGGACCCGCGGCCCTTCGGTGAGACCGCCCGCCAGCTGGACGCCTACTTCGCGGGCGAACTGACCGAGTTCGACCTGCCGTTGCACCTGGACGGCACACCGTTCCAGCGCGCCGTGTGGGCCGAACTGCTGCGCATCCCGTACGGGGAGACCCGCTCGTACGGCGAACTCGCCCGGACGCTCGGCAGCCCGGGCGCCTCCCGCGCGGTGGGCCTGGCCAACGGCAGGAACCCGGTCGGGATCATCGTGCCCTGCCACCGGGTCCTCGGAGCCTCGGGCGGCCTCACCGGATACGGCGGCGGGCTGGACCGCAAACAGCGCCTCCTCGCCTTCGAGCGGGGCGAGGAGGACGCTGTGCCGGCGCTGTTCTGA
- a CDS encoding AlkA N-terminal domain-containing protein, whose translation MHTDTERCVRAVRSKDARFDGWFFTAVLTTGVYCRPSCPVVPPKAGNMTFYPSAAACQLAGFRACKRCRPDTSPGSPRWNARADSVARAMRLIQDGIVDREGVTGLATRLGYSARQIERQLLAELGAGPLALARSQRAQTARVLIETTALPMADIAFAAGFSSVRTFNETVRAVFALAPGELRARAARGTEGPDTPGVITLRLPYRAPLNPTNLFGHLAATAVPGVEEWREGAYRRTLALPHGHGIVALSPRPGHIACRLSLTDPRDLTQAISRCRRLLDLDADPVAVDEQLRADPLLAPLVDAGPGRRVPRTVDAAEFAVRAVLGQQVSTAAARTHAARLVTAHGVPVEDPEGGLTHLFPTPAALAGLDPETLALPRARRTTLTTLAGALADGSLELGEGTDWDEARSRLHALPGFGPWTVEAIAMRSLGDPDAFLPTDLGIRRAARTLGLPATPAALTARAAHWRPWRAYAVQYLWTVDDHPINHLPA comes from the coding sequence ATGCACACCGACACCGAGCGCTGCGTGCGGGCCGTCCGGTCGAAGGACGCCCGTTTCGACGGCTGGTTCTTCACCGCGGTCCTGACCACCGGGGTCTACTGCCGGCCCAGCTGCCCCGTCGTACCGCCGAAGGCCGGGAACATGACCTTCTACCCCAGCGCCGCCGCCTGCCAGCTGGCCGGATTCCGGGCCTGCAAGCGGTGCAGACCCGACACCAGCCCCGGTTCCCCGCGGTGGAACGCCCGCGCCGACTCCGTCGCCCGCGCGATGCGCCTCATCCAGGACGGAATCGTCGACCGCGAGGGGGTGACCGGCCTCGCCACCCGGCTCGGCTACTCCGCCCGGCAGATCGAACGCCAGCTCCTCGCCGAACTCGGCGCCGGCCCGCTGGCACTGGCCCGCTCACAACGTGCCCAGACCGCCCGGGTCCTCATCGAGACGACCGCCCTGCCCATGGCCGACATCGCCTTCGCGGCCGGTTTCTCCTCCGTCCGCACCTTCAACGAGACCGTCCGCGCGGTCTTCGCCCTGGCCCCCGGGGAGCTGAGAGCCCGCGCGGCGCGCGGCACCGAAGGCCCCGACACCCCCGGAGTGATCACGCTGCGGCTGCCCTACCGGGCACCGCTCAACCCCACCAACCTCTTCGGGCACCTCGCCGCGACCGCCGTCCCCGGTGTCGAGGAATGGCGGGAAGGCGCCTACCGCCGCACCCTCGCCCTCCCGCACGGCCACGGCATCGTGGCGCTTTCCCCGCGCCCCGGCCACATCGCCTGCCGGCTCTCCCTCACCGACCCGCGCGACCTCACCCAGGCCATCAGCCGCTGCCGCAGGCTGCTCGACCTCGACGCCGACCCGGTCGCCGTCGACGAGCAGCTGCGCGCCGACCCGCTGCTCGCCCCCCTCGTCGACGCAGGACCGGGACGCCGGGTGCCGCGCACCGTGGACGCCGCGGAGTTCGCCGTACGCGCGGTGCTCGGCCAGCAGGTCTCCACCGCGGCGGCCCGCACCCACGCCGCCCGGCTGGTCACCGCGCACGGAGTGCCCGTCGAGGACCCCGAGGGAGGGCTGACCCACCTCTTCCCCACCCCCGCGGCGCTGGCCGGCCTCGACCCCGAAACGCTCGCCCTGCCGCGCGCCCGGCGCACCACCCTGACCACCCTGGCCGGCGCGCTCGCGGACGGATCGCTGGAACTGGGGGAGGGCACCGACTGGGACGAGGCCAGAAGCCGGCTCCACGCCCTGCCCGGCTTCGGCCCCTGGACCGTCGAGGCCATCGCCATGCGCTCCCTCGGCGACCCGGACGCCTTCCTCCCCACCGACCTCGGCATCCGCCGCGCCGCCCGGACGCTGGGACTCCCGGCGACCCCCGCGGCCCTCACCGCACGTGCCGCGCACTGGCGTCCCTGGCGCGCCTACGCCGTGCAGTACCTGTGGACCGTCGACGACCACCCCATCAACCACCTGCCCGCATGA